In Streptomyces sp. NBC_00569, a single genomic region encodes these proteins:
- a CDS encoding OB-fold nucleic acid binding domain-containing protein, whose protein sequence is MSAVPRSDTPSEKPAGRFRRMLDRLSSSQEDLESEELREDSQTTGCTRIGDCQDRQIVTVTGTLRTVTLRPRAGVPALEAELFDGSAALDVVWLGRRSIVGIEPGRKLIASGRVSMSRGRRVLFNPKYELRPLGRE, encoded by the coding sequence ATGAGTGCTGTCCCTCGTTCCGATACGCCGTCCGAGAAGCCGGCAGGCCGCTTCCGGCGCATGCTCGACCGGCTGTCCTCCTCCCAGGAGGACCTGGAGTCGGAAGAGCTGCGCGAGGACTCGCAGACCACGGGCTGTACCCGCATCGGGGACTGCCAGGACCGGCAGATAGTCACCGTTACTGGTACCTTGCGCACGGTCACCCTCCGACCACGCGCCGGAGTCCCGGCCCTGGAGGCGGAGCTGTTCGACGGCTCCGCGGCTCTGGACGTCGTATGGCTCGGCCGCCGGTCCATCGTCGGCATCGAACCGGGCCGCAAGCTGATCGCTTCCGGACGGGTCTCGATGAGCCGGGGCCGTAGGGTGCTCTTCAACCCTAAGTACGAACTCAGACCGCTCGGACGGGAGTAG
- a CDS encoding response regulator yields the protein MTRVLVVDDEPQIVRALVINLKARKYEVEAAADGAGALQLAAAFHPDVVVLDLGLPDMDGVEVIKGLRGWTRVPILVLSARHSSDEKVEALDAGADDYVTKPFGMDELLARLRAAVRRAEPTGGGEDEGIVDTDDFTVDLAAKKVNRDGRDVRLTPTEWHLLEVLVRNTGRLVSQKQLLQEVWGPSYGTETNYLRVYMAQLRRKLESDPSHPRHFITEPGMGYRFER from the coding sequence GCGCAAGTACGAGGTGGAGGCCGCGGCCGACGGCGCGGGCGCGCTCCAGCTCGCCGCCGCGTTCCACCCCGACGTGGTCGTGCTCGACCTGGGCCTGCCCGACATGGACGGCGTCGAGGTGATCAAGGGCCTGCGCGGCTGGACCCGCGTACCGATCCTGGTGCTGTCCGCGCGGCACTCCTCCGACGAGAAGGTCGAGGCGCTCGACGCGGGCGCCGACGACTACGTCACCAAGCCGTTCGGCATGGACGAGCTCCTGGCCCGCCTGCGCGCCGCGGTCCGCCGGGCCGAGCCCACCGGCGGCGGTGAGGACGAGGGCATCGTCGACACGGACGACTTCACCGTCGACCTGGCCGCGAAGAAGGTCAACCGCGACGGCCGCGACGTGCGTCTGACCCCCACCGAGTGGCACCTCCTGGAGGTCCTGGTCCGCAACACGGGCCGCCTGGTCAGCCAGAAGCAGCTCCTCCAGGAGGTCTGGGGCCCCTCCTACGGCACCGAGACGAACTATCTGCGGGTCTACATGGCCCAGCTCCGCCGCAAACTGGAGTCGGACCCCTCCCATCCGCGGCACTTCATCACGGAGCCCGGCATGGGGTATCGCTTCGAGCGCTGA